The stretch of DNA GACACAACAATCTGATGATTACATAACAGACCAACAACGATGAAAATCATAACACTATAATACGTTGTCATTATCAATCTACACATCCGTTTCATCTAGCATCTGAAGTAGCTTTACATCGTTTAAGTTCTGTTATATTAAGCAGACTGGAACTCGTATCTGAGAAAGCCTCACCTACGGTATCATTACTGTTCAGATGACTTGTAACGCAGCTTTGTCCAGTGAAAATCATAGCCACAGATCTTAGAAATCGTAATTCAGAGCTGGGTACATTATGGAGCAACGTAATGTTATGAAAAAAAGATCTATACCTCACTGTTACCCACAGTTGTTCTAAATATTCGAGGTTTTTCTATGTAACTCCAATCTTGATAACAAACTAATTTCCACAgtgaaaggttacgtttatacaaacgttggccgtgtagcagttatattttaaacagagttaactgaatagagtgtaatgtgaagtgctagatttcaatcccatatgaaccatgtgagcgttagccctacagatggaaatgggcccacacaaggacagagaaaaactctgaccagggtgggaattgaacccacgaccttcgggttagatctccgccgctctaccgactgagctacaaggtcagacgggagcaggccgtgggaactgaagatgttaaagtcacagcaatgaacatgtacaagtacaaggaaaggttacgtttatacaaacgttggccgtgtagcagttatattttaaacagagttaactgaatagagtgtaatgtgaagtgctagatttcaatcccatatgaaccatgtgagcattagccctacagatggaaatgggcccacacaaggacagagaaaaactctgaccagggtgggaattgaacctacgaccttcgggttagatctccgccgctctaccgactgagctacaaggtcagacgggagcaggccgtgggaactgaagatgttaaagtcacagcaatgaacatgtacaagtacaaggaaaggttacgtttatacaaacgttggccgtgtagcagttatattttaaacagagttaactgaatagagtgtaatgtgaagtgctagatttcaatcccatatgaaatctaacacttcacattacactctattcagttaactctaatTTCCACAGTCCCTTGGTACTTTGTTAAACTAAGGTTTTACTTTTTCTCATGGAAAGATACTATATCACCTCAGTTATGCACCTGTGTTACGTTTGATTAGGGAAAGACGATGGCTACGGCTATGGCTACGGCAGTATTGCCAGAAAGCAAGAATATTTTCgctcaaaaaaggaaaacataccCGTGGTatacgtgcagcacgaatttctttgaatttctctaCAAAAGAACAaggtgaaatcaccaaattttaggtttttgtgTTTCAACTTTAAAACCATTGATACCCATCCAGTTtatacaggatagttcgccggtaatgtacaaggtgaacaagatggGATGATCGTGAATACTTGTGATagcaagttatattttggaacGCCTTTTTCTTTGCTGTAGCCGTTGTCTTCTACGTTAGATAAGGCTGAGCACCTCAAGCGATCAGTTGAGTTCATCACTTCTGACAAATTTGAAAATCATGATGCATATTTGACATATTTAACAAAAAAGAGCTCAAAAAGTGATCACTTCTGCTATAAGTAGAAAACAAAAACCCCAAGTTACAGTTAATTATATAGGTCCCATTCGAACTTGTTCATCTGCTTTTTACAAAGGCATTGTTGACAGAACGGAAATGGCCCAACATTTCAGTCTGCAATAAACCAATCGTTTATCAGCTAAGCAAGAAAGCTGTGTAAGGTCTACTGCGGCTAACTCTAACCCACACTTTAACGGCtggatattttaaaaaaatggtggCAGACCAAAGCTGAGTGGAAATTTGCAATACTTACATGTATGAGGTGCTACTTGGCGATCTCCTTTTCTCATTTACAGCATTGTGTGAAATAGACTAGCCTTGTTTCCTCAAATAAAACCAGACATGTttgtgtaataattattattttcttaacaatggtgctctgCTAAAATAGTCGAAATCCCATACGGTGATGCATAGGACCAGAGGTTTCTTGGTGTCATAATGAACAAGTAAATTATCACTTGCTATTATCTACTTACTCATCTCGAACACATCttgctcttcttcttcttcttctcttagCAGCTGCATCAGGTAGATGGCTAAATTCAGAAGAAGAGGTGCTTCCACAATAGCTCGACCCCTCTCAGAAGTAACTTCTGAGGCCACGAAAGTGCATTTAGTTAAATTTATTCGCCACAACTCATGGAGTGGCAGGGAAGACGAACAGAACTTTCAACACCGAGAACTCCATTTGTCGATATTAagttcaatgttgttttcttggAACAGTTTCAAAGTTTTCTAAATGCTCTTCTGTACTTGCCTCTGTCAACAATATGTGATCTAATTGGCAGACTGTGTGTGGGATTCCCTTCAGCTGATTTTCCATCTCTCTCTGACAAACAGCTGGGGCTGAAGAAATTCTGTGCAGGACCTCACTGTACGAAAACAACCCTTGATAAGTATTGATAGTTGTGTACTTCTTTGACTCCTCATGAAGTTCTACCTGATGGTATGCTGCTTTCTTGTGTAACTTTCTAAAATGTGTACTTCCACTCACAGCAGTGGCTATCTCATTGATATTTGGGAGAGGGTGTTGTTTGACAGGAGAAAATTCATTTACTGTCAACTTCTATTTTCCTGGGGAGACTGGGGCCACGCTCAAGGGAGGATGTGTGTTTTGTTTCTCTGGCTCTCTTGTAATACTAAGTTGTTACTGAGTTTCATTCTATGGCCCAGAGTGGTACAATCACTGTAGGATTAGGCATTGCATGCTCGGATCAATAggtcagccatcttgaataaaccTCGTGCTAACTTGCCTTACTCAATCAAAGTCTCCTTTCTTCTTCACCTGATACTATATGGTGGCAGCGGTCTTGACCCCACCAACACCATAAAACAGAATGGGAGACCAACCTGGAGATGCTGCTGCGGTTGAAAATCCGCCTCCACCTGTTAATCCCAATACAGCCTGTAAACTCTCTCCCTCTCCCGAGCAAGTTGCAAGGAGCAAACAACTCGAATCAAGCAGACATGTGGCCCAAATGGCTTCGACATTTTGAGCACTATCGGATCGTTTCTGGTCTTCACAACAAATCAGACCAGGAACAGGTTGGAATATTTCTTTATGCAATGGGGGATTGGGTGGATGGCCTTAAAAGGCAAAACTGCCCTAAATGGCTATTTTGCAGCCCGCCGCAATATTATCGTCGAACGAGCTCACTTCAATCTACGAAGACAAAACCCAGATGAATCTGTGGACACCTTTATTCAAGATTTATACGGCCTCACCGAAAATTGTGAGTATGGAACTCTGAAAGATGAACTTAAAAAAGCAGACCTAAAGGCTGCACGATGGCACGATGCGCTTGACAGGCTGCTCTTGCCATAGCCTCAAATTTCTACTATTTTCTGGCGTTTTGgaaatgtttattttgtttcttttaagttCAAGTTTCTTTATGGCTTTGGTTTATTCAAGATCATTTTTAAAAGCTAAAGCGACTTCTACATTTCAAGCTTTTCCAGCTTGTGGTGCTGCTTGACTGAACATGGTATTGCCAAAATGAAACCAACAAGAAGAGGATGCCGTGCAGGTCAACGCAAGCATAGAAAGCTGTCTAAACGCTTCTCTTCTGAATTAAATCAAGTTGTTTCTGGTACATCAAATTCACTAAACTCATCGTTAGCCTTCAACAGAGTTCTTGACGATGTGGATAATTTGCATAATACTTCTGAATagacattaaatattcaaattgaCACCTTGAGGGATATTGACGAGGAGGCATTTTTGGACACCACGCAAGATCCCGCGCAACTTGCGGGCGTCACCCGAAGAATCTCGCGGGATGATACAATTGCTAGTATCCTACTGTTGCCTGTGTCTGCAACTCGATGCTTGGCAAAGGACGGGTTTCAGGGCCAAAGTCACTTGGTTAAAGTTGCAAGATCTGTAATAGCTAGACCAGTGCCATCGAATATTAAAAAGCTGATCAGATTTGGGAATGTGAATGCAAGATCCTTACGAAACAAGACTGAAGTCTTTATTGATCATGTCATAGGAGAGAGAATCGATGTTTGTGTTGTAACCGAGACGTGCCTCAGAGATAATGATTCAGTTACGCTGGCTGCTCTTACTCCAACTGGGTTTTCTTTTCGTAATGTTAATAGACATTCGGGCAGCTTGGGTGGGGGTACTGGTGTCATTTTTCGCGACAGCTTTAAAGTTTGTGGCGTTGATGGGACACATAGGGAATCGTTTGAGGCATCTGAATGGAATTTTACCGCTCATGGGAAGACGACCAAGTTCATAGTTGTCTATCGACCACCATACTCTAAGGCGCACCCGGTCACGCCCAGTGCATTTTTCCTCGAATTTGCtctctatttggaaaatgtggTTCTTTGCCCCGAAATTCTAGTCTTCGCTGATGACTTTAACTTCCATATGGATGATCCATCTGACGCTGATGCCAAGAAGTTGAATGATCTTCTTGAAACTTTCGGCCCTTCACAGCATGTGACATTCGCCACACACGTATCTGGTCATTGGCTGGATCTTATAATAACTCGAGCTACCAACGACATAATGGTTTGTTCTCCACGCCCTTCTTTGTTTCTGTCTGATCACTGTTTTGCGGAGTGTGTTCTGTCAATCCCATCTCCATCTTTAACAGTGAAGGAAGTGGCCTTTCGTAGATGGAAACAGATATATATTTCTGCTTTCAAGAAAGATATTCTCGCCTCTGAACTTTACAGTCTTCCTAGTGATGAAATCGCTGCTAACTACGATCGTATTTTGCATGCCATCCGAGACAAGCATGCTCCTTTGCAGCGCAAAGTTACTGTTGTTCATCCTAGAGTTCCGTGGTATAGCAGTGGGTTGAAGCTGCTTAAGGCAAAGCGGCGAAAGCTTGAAAGAAAGATGAGGAAAAGCAATCTTCCCTCTGACATTCAGGAGTACAAAAGAGTATGTAACAAGTACTGTGCTATGCTCAAATGTGCTAAGACAGACCACTACTCTGACCTGATTGAAGAAAGCGCAGGTGACTCCAAGAAGCTATTTCGTGTCGTGAACTCTCTTTGTAATGAGCCCTCAGATAACTTATTACCACCTCATTCTTGCTCTCAATAGCTTCCAAATGATTTCGGAGAGTTCTTCTGCCGCAAAATTGAGCTAATCAAAGAGGACATTGGTCAAGAATCTGTTTGTGAACTACCAACTTATGACATATCCTGTCTTTCAGCAAAGCTTGAACGTTTCAGCCTTGTGTCCGACAAGGAAATATTGAGCATCATTATGTCTGCGTCAAGTGCGAGTTGCCAGCTTGATCCTATCCCTACTTGGCTTGTTAAACAGTGTGCTAAAGAACTGGCTCCGATTTTCGCAAAGATGATCAACTCGTCCCTTACTAGTGGTGTAATTCCTGAGAACTGGAAACTCGCTCTAGTTATTCCCCTCCTCAAGAAACTTGGACTGGAACTGATATTTAACAGTTTTCGTCCGGTTAGTAATTTGCCATTTATCTCGAAAACTGCTGAGAAAGTAGTCATAGTACTCGATCACTGTGAAGCTAATGCTCCTCTTGCGAGCAATCAATCATCTTATCGACAGCATCACTCAACTGAGACGGCTCTTttaaaagtacaaaatgatattttgttgaaaatggaTAAGCAAGAAGTTACCTTGTTGATTTTGCTAGACTTGAGTGCCGCATTTGACACCACTGATCAAGGCACAATGCTTCAGATTCTTGAGAACGATTTTGGCATTACTGACACTGCACTTTGTTGGCTCAGTTCCTTTCTTGTGTCTAGGAAACAGCGTGTACTTGTTAATGGTCGACAGTCTAGAGATTTTGCAGTTAACACTGGTGTTCCTCAGGAAAGTTGTCTAGGGcctatattatttattatgtatGCTTCTCGCCTTTTTCGTGTGGTTAAAAGTCACCTTCCGAATGTGCATGGATACGCCAACGATACACAGTTATATCTGTCTTTTCAACCTGGACTTTCCATGTCACAAGACAATGCTG from Montipora capricornis isolate CH-2021 chromosome 9, ASM3666992v2, whole genome shotgun sequence encodes:
- the LOC138017750 gene encoding uncharacterized protein translates to MQNAEKRSEERLKENMKEPLPHGEEGKKGAQKQSKEISQEKMEALSEKGQEVEEIAESLSTPISKSEEKMNAINQQFRAEIDGKTTLNIQIDTLRDIDEEAFLDTTQDPAQLAGVTRRISRDDTIASILLLPVSATRCLAKDGFQGQSHLVKVARSVIARPVPSNIKKLIRFGNVNARSLRNKTEVFIDHVIGERIDVCVVTETCLRDNDSVTLAALTPTGFSFRNVNRHSGSLGGGTGVIFRDSFKVCGVDGTHRESFEASEWNFTAHGKTTKFIVVYRPPYSKAHPVTPSAFFLEFALYLENVVLCPEILVFADDFNFHMDDPSDADAKKLNDLLETFGPSQHVTFATHVSGHWLDLIITRATNDIMVCSPRPSLFLSDHCFAECVLSIPSPSLTVKEVAFRRWKQIYISAFKKDILASELYSLPSDEIAANYDRILHAIRDKHAPLQRKVTVVHPRVPWYSSGLKLLKAKRRKLERKMRKSNLPSDIQEYKRLPNDFGEFFCRKIELIKEDIGQESVCELPTYDISCLSAKLERFSLVSDKEILSIIMSASSASCQLDPIPTWLVKQCAKELAPIFAKMINSSLTSGVIPENWKLALVIPLLKKLGLELIFNSFRPVSNLPFISKTAEKVVIVLDHCEANAPLASNQSSYRQHHSTETALLKVQNDILLKMDKQEVTLLILLDLSAAFDTTDQGTMLQILENDFGITDTALCWLSSFLVSRKQRVLVNGRQSRDFAVNTGVPQESCLGPILFIMYASRLFRVVKSHLPNVHGYANDTQLYLSFQPGLSMSQDNAVQAMEACISDVRSWMINHHLKLNDGKTEFIIIGSRQQLAKVNIDHINVGTSDIRPVGSVRNLGLWFDRSMTMSSHVGKVCSKAFCGLYNIRQIRKFLSEDSTKTLIHAFVTSHLDYCNSLLYGIPKYQLDRLQRVLNAAARLTCYVPRFNHITPTLMELHWLPVKFRIHFKVALLVFKSLHGLAPPYLSELIQVKSEGRYALPSQDKMLLNVPRTTCKTFGDRSKKPYPKKVNAVEEQEEEDIQFLGEIGCEKNYRSTQIGVNGRTTRFKLDTGAAVTVLSNDVQWLKDVELTKTSQVVHGPGNSQLPVKGLFFATLKYRQSKLTEPVYVVHNQNCSLLSRRACVELGLKRPVDYDVEEVTTGPTDFKAEFPALFSRLGKLKTECHILLLPDAKLSVTTIPERSPIQ